Proteins encoded by one window of bacterium:
- a CDS encoding GspE/PulE family protein, whose protein sequence is MLTTQLLHHLQSEGRITEGEVAELVAAAKQGEHIERALIDRKLVTEDELLRLRGQLLGLPIMTLVGTVLPVSILETLPRTLAERYHAIAYEREGNRITVGLVDPTDQQSVEALEFYAREQQLSVRYAIISLASFYAALRQYPEQQQATERAISRASEKMTVPAVSAEDAEVDLAAEIERAPVSQIVATVVRHAIEASASDIHIEPHGKQTRIRYRVDGMLQTALTLPISLHTSIIARVKVLAKLKLDETRTPQDGRIHVTEAGREVDLRVSTLPLLDHEKVVMRILETSGGLITLADLGFRPWQIELLSRAVHRPHGMVLLTGPTGSGKSTTLYAVLNLLNEEGVNITTLEDPIEYYVRGVNQAQIRPEVNFTFATGLRAVLRQDPNVIMVGEVRDVETAELAIHAGLTGHLLFSTLHTRDVFGVVPRLTDMKIEPFLLASTLILAEGQRLVRMICQHCKVSVQPSVEIAHAIEQHLATFPSNSIPETVQREGMVLARGKGCPKCGGTGYHGRTVVVELLEFDNQLEQFIVQGFPDKEVRAYIKERGMLTLMQDALLKALEGVTTYEEVLRVSHE, encoded by the coding sequence ATGCTCACGACACAGCTCCTCCATCATCTGCAGTCCGAAGGCCGCATCACCGAGGGTGAGGTGGCGGAGTTGGTCGCTGCGGCCAAGCAAGGCGAACACATCGAACGCGCACTCATTGATCGCAAGCTCGTCACCGAGGATGAACTCCTCAGGTTGCGCGGGCAACTCCTCGGTCTCCCGATCATGACGCTCGTCGGGACGGTGCTCCCGGTCTCCATCCTTGAGACACTACCGAGGACGCTCGCGGAGCGGTACCACGCGATCGCATACGAGCGTGAGGGGAACCGCATCACCGTGGGACTCGTGGATCCGACGGACCAGCAGAGCGTCGAGGCCCTTGAGTTCTACGCACGCGAGCAGCAGCTCAGCGTGCGCTACGCGATCATCTCGCTCGCGAGCTTCTACGCGGCGCTTCGTCAGTACCCGGAGCAGCAGCAGGCGACGGAGCGGGCCATCTCGCGCGCTTCCGAGAAGATGACCGTCCCTGCGGTGTCGGCGGAAGACGCGGAGGTAGATCTCGCGGCGGAGATCGAGCGCGCGCCGGTTTCACAGATCGTCGCAACGGTCGTCCGCCATGCGATTGAGGCGAGCGCATCGGACATCCACATCGAGCCGCATGGGAAACAGACACGTATTCGGTACCGCGTGGACGGTATGCTCCAGACGGCGCTCACGTTGCCGATCTCGCTCCACACGTCCATCATCGCTCGCGTGAAGGTGCTCGCGAAGCTCAAGCTCGATGAGACGCGCACGCCGCAGGACGGCCGCATCCACGTGACGGAGGCCGGGCGCGAGGTAGACCTGCGCGTCTCCACCCTGCCACTCCTCGACCACGAGAAGGTCGTCATGCGTATTCTCGAGACGTCCGGTGGTCTCATCACCCTCGCGGACCTTGGGTTCCGACCGTGGCAGATTGAGCTCCTCTCCCGCGCGGTGCACCGTCCGCACGGCATGGTGCTCCTCACCGGACCCACGGGCTCCGGGAAGTCCACGACGCTCTACGCGGTGCTCAACCTCCTCAATGAGGAGGGCGTGAACATCACGACGCTCGAGGATCCGATCGAGTACTACGTGCGCGGCGTGAACCAAGCGCAGATTCGTCCAGAGGTGAATTTCACCTTTGCAACCGGATTGCGCGCCGTCCTCCGCCAGGACCCGAACGTCATTATGGTCGGCGAGGTGCGCGACGTCGAGACCGCAGAGCTCGCCATCCACGCCGGTCTCACCGGACACCTCCTCTTCTCCACGCTCCATACGCGCGATGTGTTCGGTGTCGTGCCGCGTCTCACGGATATGAAGATCGAGCCGTTCCTCCTCGCCTCGACGCTCATCCTCGCAGAAGGCCAGCGCCTCGTGCGTATGATCTGTCAGCACTGCAAGGTGTCGGTGCAGCCGAGCGTGGAGATCGCGCACGCCATCGAACAGCACCTCGCGACGTTCCCATCGAACAGCATCCCAGAAACGGTGCAGCGCGAGGGGATGGTGCTCGCACGCGGGAAGGGGTGCCCAAAGTGCGGCGGGACCGGGTACCATGGCCGCACGGTCGTCGTGGAGCTCCTGGAGTTTGACAACCAGCTCGAGCAATTCATCGTCCAGGGATTCCCGGACAAGGAAGTGCGCGCGTACATCAAGGAGCGCGGCATGCTCACGCTCATGCAGGATGCACTCCTCAAGGCACTCGAGGGTGTGACGACGTACGAGGAAGTGCTGCGCGTGAGCCACGAGTAG
- a CDS encoding type II secretion system F family protein yields MRFRYIARTKVGKTVRGALVSPSIAEAEHELADRGYLSASLRPEARIVGSLREMAIQFQRLPLKGIVILLRQLSVMVSAEMPLVDALRGLVHQTESALLRPVIVDLVKDVESGRRLSEAFAAHPRIFSSFAVYLVRAGETSGNLSEVISYLADQAERDAELRSKVRSAMLYPSFIIGGLVTVTFIMMTFVIPRMTNVLLQTGGTLPLSTQILITVSSFLATWWWLLLIVVVVTVVAFRWFLRYAWLRTRWDTFKLRVPAFGRIAQDVAIVRITQSFDMLLRGGVGILPSLDVVRDVVGNAAYRELLEATAQEVMDGNSLTTRFRDSWLIPEMVTQLLAVGERSGRLELVLQKLASHYERIVEQRIRDLITVIEPIVMIVLGIGVGVMVGAIILPMYNLVSQF; encoded by the coding sequence ATGCGCTTTCGATACATTGCCCGAACAAAAGTAGGGAAGACCGTGCGGGGTGCACTCGTGTCCCCGAGCATCGCGGAGGCAGAGCACGAGCTCGCCGACCGTGGATACCTCTCCGCCTCACTCCGTCCGGAGGCGCGCATCGTGGGTTCCCTGCGCGAGATGGCCATCCAGTTTCAGCGGTTGCCACTCAAGGGGATCGTCATTCTCCTCCGGCAGCTCTCGGTCATGGTCTCCGCAGAGATGCCGCTCGTGGATGCACTCCGTGGGCTCGTTCACCAGACGGAGAGCGCACTCCTCCGGCCGGTCATCGTGGACCTCGTGAAGGACGTGGAGTCCGGTCGCCGCCTCTCCGAGGCGTTCGCCGCGCACCCGCGCATCTTCTCGAGCTTCGCCGTCTACCTCGTGCGGGCCGGTGAAACATCGGGGAACCTCAGCGAAGTCATTTCGTACCTCGCGGATCAGGCGGAACGCGACGCAGAGCTTCGTTCAAAAGTACGCAGCGCGATGCTCTACCCGTCGTTCATTATTGGCGGGTTGGTCACCGTCACGTTCATCATGATGACGTTCGTCATCCCGCGCATGACGAACGTCCTCCTCCAGACCGGCGGGACACTTCCGCTCTCCACCCAGATCCTCATTACGGTTTCGAGCTTCCTCGCCACCTGGTGGTGGCTCCTCCTCATCGTGGTCGTCGTGACGGTCGTCGCGTTCCGGTGGTTTTTGCGGTACGCGTGGCTCCGCACGCGATGGGATACGTTCAAGCTTCGCGTCCCGGCGTTTGGGCGCATCGCGCAGGACGTCGCCATTGTCCGCATCACCCAGTCATTCGACATGCTGCTCCGTGGTGGTGTCGGTATTCTGCCGTCGCTCGATGTTGTACGCGATGTCGTGGGGAACGCGGCGTACCGCGAGCTCCTTGAAGCGACCGCACAGGAGGTCATGGACGGGAATTCGCTCACGACGCGCTTCCGTGACTCCTGGCTCATCCCGGAGATGGTGACGCAGCTCCTCGCCGTTGGCGAGCGGAGCGGTCGGCTCGAGCTCGTGCTCCAGAAGCTCGCGAGTCACTACGAACGCATCGTCGAGCAGCGCATTCGTGACCTCATCACTGTCATCGAGCCGATCGTCATGATCGTCCTCGGCATCGGGGTCGGCGTTATG
- the pilM gene encoding type IV pilus assembly protein PilM — protein sequence MGFFKKKPQAFLGVDIGAGGVKVVELRSERGRARLSTYGLAEYPSMERSATSLGDDLGGLADALREVCARARVEATEAVCALPVAAVFSSVITLPRMAKKQLPDAVAWEAKKLLPLPYEEMITDWKLLTPEEDLETENTDTTTARVLLTAAPKQLVQQYITVFRGAGLELLSLETEAFALIRSLVGDDPAVVLLMDIGASRTSMVIVEDGTPMLSRSVDVGGRHLTRAMSDLMGIAVPAAEELKLDLAVTPTGNPAAAALPKLFERLFAPVIQEARYAMNLHQSQEVNNGRSVEKIILAGGSALLPSLTEYFGSTLNLRAFVGDPWARVVYPVDLRPALDTIGARFAVAVGLGMREIV from the coding sequence ATGGGATTTTTCAAGAAAAAACCGCAAGCGTTCCTCGGTGTGGATATCGGGGCAGGCGGCGTGAAGGTGGTAGAGCTGCGCAGCGAACGCGGTCGTGCGCGGTTGTCCACCTACGGCCTCGCAGAGTACCCGTCCATGGAACGTTCGGCGACGTCGCTCGGCGATGATCTCGGTGGTCTCGCGGACGCACTCCGAGAGGTGTGCGCGCGTGCGCGTGTCGAAGCGACAGAGGCGGTGTGTGCGCTGCCGGTTGCCGCAGTGTTCAGCTCGGTCATTACGTTGCCGCGCATGGCGAAGAAGCAGCTCCCCGATGCGGTGGCGTGGGAAGCCAAGAAGCTCCTGCCGCTCCCGTACGAGGAGATGATCACGGATTGGAAGCTCCTGACGCCGGAGGAGGACTTGGAGACGGAGAACACGGACACGACCACCGCGCGCGTGCTCCTCACCGCGGCACCCAAGCAGCTCGTCCAGCAGTACATCACGGTTTTTCGCGGAGCGGGTTTGGAGCTCCTGAGCTTGGAGACGGAGGCGTTCGCGCTCATTCGTTCACTCGTGGGCGACGATCCCGCAGTCGTCCTGCTCATGGACATCGGCGCATCGCGGACGTCCATGGTCATCGTGGAGGATGGAACGCCGATGCTCTCACGGAGCGTTGACGTCGGCGGTCGCCACCTCACGCGGGCGATGAGCGATCTCATGGGTATCGCCGTTCCCGCAGCGGAAGAGCTCAAGCTCGATCTCGCCGTCACCCCAACGGGCAACCCTGCGGCGGCAGCACTCCCCAAGCTCTTCGAGCGACTGTTCGCACCCGTCATTCAAGAGGCGCGGTACGCGATGAATCTCCACCAGTCGCAGGAGGTGAACAACGGGCGATCCGTGGAGAAGATTATCCTTGCGGGTGGGAGTGCGCTCCTCCCATCGCTCACGGAGTACTTTGGGTCTACGCTCAACCTTCGCGCGTTTGTTGGTGATCCGTGGGCGCGCGTCGTGTACCCGGTTGATCTTCGTCCGGCCCTCGATACGATCGGCGCGCGGTTCGCCGTTGCGGTCGGATTGGGGATGCGGGAAATCGTGTAA